One Ilumatobacter coccineus YM16-304 genomic window, AGTGCCGTCCGGTTCAGCGCGGCCGCACCGGTCGCAGATGTGCAAGGGTTTGGCACACACGACGACCGAGGAGAAATCGCATGAGCGGACGAGCGACGGCGCGAACGATCATCACCACGGGCGCCAACTCGGGCATCGGTCTCGCAACGGTGATCGAAGCGGCTCACCGCGGACATCGCTCGATCGGCACGGTGCGGTCGGACGAGAAGGCGGAGGCCGTACACGCGGCTGCGGACGAAGCAGGCGTCACGGTCGAGACGGCGCTGCTCGATGTGACCGACGAGGCGGCGGGGGTTGCGGTCGTCGACGAGTACCGCCCCGACGCTCTGGTCAACAACGCTGGCTTCGCGATCACCGGCGCCATCGAAGACGTCTCCGACGACGAGGCCCGCTTCGCATTCGAGACGATGGTGTTGGCGCCGATGCGCTTGGCTCGCCTCGCGGTGCCGCACATGCGTGATCGCGAGTGGGGCCGAATCGTGAACGTGTCGTCGATCTACGGTCGAACGACGACCCCGTTGACCGGTTGGTATCGAGGATGCAAGCACGCCCTCGAAGGGCTCTCGGACGCGCTGCGGATGGAAGTCGCCCGGGATGGGATCAAGGTCGTGCTCGTCGAGCCCGGTGGCGTGAAGACCGCGATCTGGGAAGAGACCGAACGGGAGGTCGAACGGCGTTCGGGGTCACGATTCGACGAGAACTATCGGCGCTCTCTGGCGAGCACGCGTCTCTGGCAACCGATCATGATCGAGTCGAAGCAGTGCGCCGACGTGATCGTCGACACGATCGAGGGAAACCCGCGCGCTCGATACCGGGTGGGGCTCGATGCCCAGGCGCTCGGCCTCACCGAGAACCTCGTTCCGACGTTCGTCCGGGATCGAATCGCACGCATCACGTTCGGGCTCTGACGCCCGACGCCCGGGAACGCGACCGGTCGAGTAGACCGGAATGAGCCCAAGGGCGGGGCTGTCGAAAGGGCGTCGAGTGCGTCGGCACAGCACGCGATCTCGGGACATCTCCGCTCAGGAGTAGCCGTTCACCTCGTAGAACGACCTGAGCTGGTTCTCGAAACGGGCCGGAACGTCGAGCCAAGGAAGGTGACCACACTCTGGCCAGAATTCGACCGTCGCGTCGGGGTAGCGCTCGACGACGAGCTGCGTGTGTTCTCCGTAGATGTCGTTCTCACCGAACATGACGAAGAACGGGAACGTGGCCTGGGGAAGAACCGCGTCGAGGAAGTCGGTTGGCAGTGACGCCGCGGACGCCCGAGTCGCGAACGTCGTCTGCTGTCCGATTCCCGCGAGCAACGACCTGTCTGCAGGCAGCGCGCTGTCGGGGTTCTGGTAGTTCAACCAGACCTGCGCGTACATCTTCTGCAGGCTTCGCTGACCGACGCGCAGGATGCGGCCAAGCAGCGAACGCAGACCCATCATCGCAAATGCCCCCGAGCTGCACCGCTTCTTGCTGTACGCCATGACGTCTCGTTCCATCGCCACCCAATCGTCACCCACGCCGGGCGTCGGACTGCACAAGAAGAGACTCGCAACCGAGCCGAGGTGCGCGGTGGCATACAGCTGGGCGAGCATGCCACCCCACGAATGCCCGAACAGGTGGAGTTGCTCGACACCCAGATGCTCACGCAACTGCTCGAGGTCCGCGACGTGGGCACCGGTGCTGTAGTCGCCGTCGGTCACGGTCGAGCCGCCCGTGCCCCGCTGGTCGTACGTCACGACACGCCGTCCTGGCACGAGTTCGGCGATCTCTCCGAGGTAGTCCGGCATCCCCGGGCCCCCTGACAAGAACACGATCGGCGTTCCGTCCCCTCCGGAGTCCCGTACCGACAGTCGAGCACCCGTGGTCGATACGACGACCGGCACGATGTCGCGGAGGCTGGCTCCACTGATTGGTGATGTCGAGCGTTGAGATGCCATTGCTGATTCGTCCTTGGTTCGATGGTGCTGTCGGGTTGTTGGTCGAGAGTCGGCGATGAAGGACGTTGACGATGAACGTCGTCGGCGATGAACGTCGTCGACGGATCCCGCCATCATCTCGCCGCGATCGCGTCGATGATTCGGCGAAGCTCGAGGAGTTGGACATGAACGTTCGGCCCGTCCTTGCCGAGCGCTTCGTCGACCGCAGCCAGCGTTGGTTGAAACAACTCGCCAGCAGCGCGGTGCGCTGTGCGGCCTTCCGGCGTGAGGACGAGACGATAGGAACGGCGATCCTCGGTACTTGGAACCCGATCGATGTGGCCCCGCTTCTCGAACCGCTTGACATAGCTCGACACCGTGGTCGCCGGCGCCGACATCCAATGAGAGAGCTCGGACGGGGTCATGCCGTCGCCCATCGAGAGGACGGAGTAGATCGCGAACTCATCGGCGTCGAGACCCGTTGGTTTGATCGCGTCGTCGATGAGTGAATGAACCGCTCGCGACACCAGCCAGGTGTCGAACAGGACGTTGCCGAGGCCCGAGCCGCTCGCGCCAGCGGTGTCGGGAGTGGTGGGCGGGTTGCTCATCGACGTGCACCTGCGCCGACGTGGGCAGATTCCCGATGACCGACCACGTCGCCGTGGTGCAGGTCTTGGTGGAGGTCACGGTGCAGGTCACGGTGGCGGTCGGCCTTGCGGGCACCGATCAGGCGACGGAGGCGTCTTGCTACGAGGACGACCAGGGCTCCGATGAGCACGAGGCCACTGATCCAGTAGGTCGCGGTTTTCGCGGTCCCGGCGAGACCGAGGAGCGAGTTCGTCGATGCGTCGCCGGGGTAGCTCGTGAGCGCGATCCACGCAAAGGTGTTCTCGAGGTAGTCGAACCCGGCACCCACGAAGGGAAGTGCGACCGCTCGTGAGACCCAGCGGCTGCTCGATGAGATCTTGGCGAGGCTGAGCGCCAGCGATGAAGCGACGAAGAGGCCATACACGGCGGGATAGAACAGATCAGCGATCTGCATGTTTCGATAGGCCGCTCTCCCCTCCGCACCGCAGGCATCGAGGAATCCCGAGACGTCGTCACCGGTGGTGAAGTTCTGGACGTCGGGTGGCGCCTGTCCACAGACGGATTCCACTTCGGAGATCGAGAATGGTGCCGACGACTGGAAGAAGATCGCCGCGAACACGACGAACACCGCCGCACTCGGGATCCAGAATCGCCGAGATCCGAGTGAACGCACCATCGAGTCAGTGCGAGCGTGTTGGGTCCTGCCACCAGGCTGATCCGGCGGGTGTGATGAAGAAGTCATGGTCGCGTTCCCTTCGATATAATGCGATGTCGTAGTATCTAATACGACATCGCAGTACATGTCAAGGGGAAGTCACACAGCTCGAGCCCATCTCCGAGCGCTCGGAACGTGCCGTCGCCGGATGATGCGTCAACTCGTTCGGGTGGACTCACGACCTGTTCTCGGGTTCGCGAGAAAGACGACGAGTCCGTGGACGGCGAGACCCAGGCTCCATCCGATCAGGGCCCAGGCGGACCACCAGGCCGACCACTGACCGGCGATGCCAGCAGCGAGATTCGTGGCGAGGTTCACGGCGAAGATGAGCACCATCGTCGCGACGAACACTCCGGCATGAACCTGAAACGCACGGACTTGGTGCGCGTGGTCGCTGGTCGTGTGCGTCGGGTCGATCTGGTCGTGGGTTTCCATGGGGTTGCCTTTCGTTGGGTGACGATCACCGGGTTTCGGCGAGCGTGAAGTGTGGAGCCGGCGTTCGGTCGGCTGGTTGCCGACGAACCGACCGAGCGTGCCGGACGAGGGCCGGCCAGGTCAGACTCGTGAGGTGACGGAGCCGTCGGTTTGACCGAGGTCGTCGTCATCAGGGGTGAACAGTTCTTCGATGGTGGTCGAGAAGACTCGGGCGAGGCGGAACGCCAGCGGGAGGCTGGGGTCGTAGCGGCCCTTCTCCAGTGCGTTGACGGTCTGGCGGCTGACGCCGAGTCGGTCGGCGAGGTGGGCCTGGCTCCAGCCGCTGACGGCTCGGAGCTCTTTCAGTCGGTTCTCCATCAGTCGAGGTTCCGGACCACGAGAGCCAGCCCCCAGGTCGTCATCCCGGCGCCGAAGACGAGCCATCCGCCGTAGGTCCAGGCGACGCCGATCGTCCCGAGGAATCCGACGGCCATGGCGGCGATCATCGAGACACCGAAGCCCAGCGCCATGCATTCGAGCATCACGATTCGGCCGTATTCGTCGGACCGCTGGGTTGCTCGATAGAGAGCAACGGCGACGCCGATCATCGGGAGGACGGGCAACAAGACCCAGAGCCGTGCCCCGGCTGTCGTCTCGTCGACGCGGTTCTGCACGATTGCGAGCAGGATCCAGAAGGTCACGATCGCAGGGATGAACTCTCGGAGGTAGCTGTTGCGCTGACGCTTGTCTTCAGCGCTCAGTCGAGGACCGCGGCCGGTGCGGCCGGCTTGAGCTTCGGTTCGATTTGCCATGCCGCCAATGTAAAGGGTCATTGTCTATATGTCAAGGAGACTTTCCGACAAGGTGACTTGACTCAACGTGAGGGATCGCGCCGCCGCCAGGCACCTGGTCGCTCGCGACGAACGTGGTTACATGATCGAGCGCTCTTCGCGCCGCTACCCGCTCCTGCATGCGGGACGGCGGGAACCTTGTAGCACATGTGCTACCCTTCGGTCCATGGACACCGTTGGTCTTCGTGAACTTCGTCAAGGCGCATCAGAACTGATCCGACGCGTCGAGACTGGCGAGCAGATCGACATCACGGTCGCTGGGCGGCTCGCTGCTCGGCTCGTCCCGGTGACGCCGAAGCGTTGGCAGACCTGGGACGCCATCGCCGATCTGTTCCACGGGCCACCCGACCCGAACTGGCAGAGCGACCAGGAGCTCGTCGATCAATCGATCACGAACCCCTGGGACGACGCGTGAAGGCGCTGCTCGACACCAGCGTGCTGATCGCGGCAGACGTTCCCGCCCTCGACGGCGAACTGGCCATCAGTTCCGCGTCGATCGCAGAGCTTCACTTCGGTGTCATGGTGACCGCTGACGACGCAACCCGAGCGGAACGGCTGAGAAGGCTGACGATGCTGCAACGGAGCTTCGATTCGCTCCCCATCGACGACCAGGTCGCCGCGAGCTACGGGCGACTCGCTGCTGCTGTGGTCCATGTCGGACGCCAACCGCGATCGCGCGTCTTCGACCTGCTGATCGCTGCAACAGCGCACGCTCACGACGCACGCCTGTACACCCGCAACGCCGCAGACCTCGTCGGCCTCGATCACCTCATCGAGATCGTTGCGGTCTGACGACACGGCTTGCGACGCCGCATGTCGAAGCGCCAACGATCCGCAAACGCGAGTTGTTCGCCCCTGATCACTACATCTGGCGGGCAGCGTTGTCGAATCTGGTGAAGTGGCCTTGGAAGACGAGGCGCGCCTTGCCGGTGGGGCCTGCACGGTGCTTGGCGATGATCAACTCGGCCATGCCCTTGTCGGGTGACTCCTCGTTGTACACCTCGTCGCGGTAGAGGAACATCACGACGTCGGCGTCCTGCTCGATCGAGCCCGATTCACGCAGGTCGGCGAGCATCGGCCGCTTGTCGGAACGGGCCTCCAAGTTACGGCTGAGCTGGGAGAGCGCCACGACGGGGCACTCCATCTCACGGGCCAACACCTTCAAGTTACGGCTGATCTCCGACACTTCGAGCTGCCGGTTCTCGGGGCGTCCCGACCCCGACATGAGCTGCAAGTAGTCGATGAGGATCATGCCGACGCCGCCGTGTTGCGCCGCGATACGACGTGCCTTGGCACGGATCTCCATCACCGTGACCTGCGGGTTGTCGTCGAGGAACAGCGGCACTTCGAGACGACCGATCGCCAAGCCGACCTTCGACCAGTCGGACTCGGTGAGACGACCCGACTGCAGCTTCGACGAATCGACCCGCGCCTCGCTCGCCAGGATTCTCTGCGACAGCTCGAGGTGCGCCATTTCGAGCGAGAACACGATGACCGGCAGATTGGTCGCCT contains:
- a CDS encoding SDR family NAD(P)-dependent oxidoreductase; protein product: MSGRATARTIITTGANSGIGLATVIEAAHRGHRSIGTVRSDEKAEAVHAAADEAGVTVETALLDVTDEAAGVAVVDEYRPDALVNNAGFAITGAIEDVSDDEARFAFETMVLAPMRLARLAVPHMRDREWGRIVNVSSIYGRTTTPLTGWYRGCKHALEGLSDALRMEVARDGIKVVLVEPGGVKTAIWEETEREVERRSGSRFDENYRRSLASTRLWQPIMIESKQCADVIVDTIEGNPRARYRVGLDAQALGLTENLVPTFVRDRIARITFGL
- a CDS encoding alpha/beta fold hydrolase translates to MMAGSVDDVHRRRRSSSTSFIADSRPTTRQHHRTKDESAMASQRSTSPISGASLRDIVPVVVSTTGARLSVRDSGGDGTPIVFLSGGPGMPDYLGEIAELVPGRRVVTYDQRGTGGSTVTDGDYSTGAHVADLEQLREHLGVEQLHLFGHSWGGMLAQLYATAHLGSVASLFLCSPTPGVGDDWVAMERDVMAYSKKRCSSGAFAMMGLRSLLGRILRVGQRSLQKMYAQVWLNYQNPDSALPADRSLLAGIGQQTTFATRASAASLPTDFLDAVLPQATFPFFVMFGENDIYGEHTQLVVERYPDATVEFWPECGHLPWLDVPARFENQLRSFYEVNGYS
- a CDS encoding MarR family winged helix-turn-helix transcriptional regulator — its product is MSNPPTTPDTAGASGSGLGNVLFDTWLVSRAVHSLIDDAIKPTGLDADEFAIYSVLSMGDGMTPSELSHWMSAPATTVSSYVKRFEKRGHIDRVPSTEDRRSYRLVLTPEGRTAHRAAGELFQPTLAAVDEALGKDGPNVHVQLLELRRIIDAIAAR
- a CDS encoding 2TM domain-containing protein, which encodes METHDQIDPTHTTSDHAHQVRAFQVHAGVFVATMVLIFAVNLATNLAAGIAGQWSAWWSAWALIGWSLGLAVHGLVVFLANPRTGRESTRTS
- a CDS encoding helix-turn-helix transcriptional regulator, translated to MENRLKELRAVSGWSQAHLADRLGVSRQTVNALEKGRYDPSLPLAFRLARVFSTTIEELFTPDDDDLGQTDGSVTSRV
- a CDS encoding type II toxin-antitoxin system Phd/YefM family antitoxin, yielding MDTVGLRELRQGASELIRRVETGEQIDITVAGRLAARLVPVTPKRWQTWDAIADLFHGPPDPNWQSDQELVDQSITNPWDDA
- a CDS encoding type II toxin-antitoxin system VapC family toxin; this translates as MKALLDTSVLIAADVPALDGELAISSASIAELHFGVMVTADDATRAERLRRLTMLQRSFDSLPIDDQVAASYGRLAAAVVHVGRQPRSRVFDLLIAATAHAHDARLYTRNAADLVGLDHLIEIVAV